One genomic window of Bradyrhizobium sp. CCGE-LA001 includes the following:
- a CDS encoding outer membrane protein, translating into MRSVKTLLAAGAASLISSMAFAADMPIAAPPPMYAPPAPPADFGGWYLRGDIGMTNQSAKRIESALPAGYSKTTEGLGFDSSPLFGLGAGYRFNNWFRADVIGQYRGKATLHGSDNVVGPGFVGVNNYSGSKSEWVVMANAYVDLGTWWCITPFIGAGVGGSYNKISGFRDEGVSYSPGLNNSVAYFADNGKWNLAWAAHAGLAYKVNPGFTVELAYSYMNLGDGAPGNYRLFDNSASGPTSIKIRDITSHDVKLGVRWDLNSPPAYVPPPLVTKG; encoded by the coding sequence TCTCCTTGCCGCGGGTGCGGCATCCCTGATCTCGTCGATGGCGTTCGCCGCCGATATGCCGATCGCGGCGCCCCCTCCCATGTACGCGCCGCCGGCTCCGCCCGCTGATTTCGGCGGCTGGTATCTCCGCGGCGATATCGGCATGACCAACCAGAGCGCCAAGCGCATCGAGAGCGCCCTGCCGGCCGGCTATTCGAAGACGACGGAAGGCCTCGGCTTCGACTCGTCGCCGCTGTTCGGTCTCGGCGCCGGCTATCGCTTCAACAACTGGTTCCGCGCCGACGTGATCGGCCAGTACCGTGGCAAGGCCACTCTGCACGGCAGCGACAACGTCGTTGGGCCCGGCTTCGTCGGCGTCAACAACTACAGCGGCAGCAAGTCCGAGTGGGTCGTGATGGCCAACGCCTATGTCGACCTCGGCACCTGGTGGTGCATCACCCCGTTCATCGGCGCCGGTGTTGGCGGCTCCTACAACAAGATCAGCGGCTTCCGCGACGAAGGCGTGTCGTACAGCCCCGGCCTGAACAACAGCGTCGCCTACTTCGCCGACAACGGAAAGTGGAACCTGGCCTGGGCCGCTCACGCCGGTCTCGCCTACAAGGTCAATCCCGGGTTCACCGTCGAACTGGCGTACAGCTACATGAACCTCGGCGACGGGGCGCCCGGCAACTATCGCTTGTTCGACAACAGCGCCTCCGGCCCGACCTCGATCAAGATCAGGGACATCACCTCGCACGACGTCAAGCTCGGCGTGCGCTGGGATCTCAACAGCCCGCCGGCCTATGTGCCGCCGCCGCTCGTCACCAAGGGCTGA
- a CDS encoding outer membrane protein, with amino-acid sequence MRRLMLVAAILGTVSAAHAADLSDLPILRGSVSEGLSKTTRNWDGAYVGGNFGYTTDSSDFGQSVVGLTNYIFRDSVLQGPTSTWSLLSKNTAQSTNFGGFVGRNWQWYDAILSLEGTYTYFNNLKTSSSGYNSLDIVNPPGDVQPVGVTNHYLTTLTGSASAQVKDMITLRGRVGWDGGDFMPYMFAGAAVGRMDVSRTVSSDVKLRQDATVTDAFGNIITITGVPQQVVAQTQTQGQHKTNAFVAGWVAGLGIEYCIWDGLFARVEYEYVKFSPVMNTSVTLNNARVGLGYKF; translated from the coding sequence ATGCGTAGGCTGATGTTGGTGGCGGCGATATTGGGGACAGTGTCTGCCGCGCACGCGGCCGACCTCTCCGATCTGCCCATCCTGCGCGGCAGCGTCAGTGAGGGCCTGTCGAAGACGACCCGCAATTGGGACGGCGCCTATGTCGGCGGCAATTTCGGCTACACCACCGACTCGTCCGATTTCGGCCAGAGCGTGGTCGGCTTGACCAACTACATCTTCCGCGACAGCGTACTTCAGGGGCCGACGTCGACCTGGTCGCTTCTCAGCAAGAACACCGCGCAAAGCACCAATTTCGGCGGCTTCGTCGGCCGCAACTGGCAATGGTACGATGCCATTCTCAGTCTCGAAGGTACCTACACCTATTTCAACAATCTGAAGACGTCGTCGTCCGGCTACAACTCGCTCGACATCGTCAATCCGCCGGGTGACGTCCAGCCCGTCGGCGTGACCAACCACTACCTCACGACCTTGACCGGCTCGGCTTCGGCGCAGGTGAAGGACATGATCACGCTGCGCGGACGCGTCGGTTGGGACGGCGGCGATTTCATGCCGTATATGTTCGCCGGCGCCGCCGTCGGCCGCATGGACGTGTCGCGCACCGTGAGCAGCGACGTGAAGCTGCGTCAGGATGCGACCGTCACGGACGCCTTCGGCAACATCATCACCATCACCGGCGTACCGCAGCAGGTCGTGGCGCAGACGCAGACACAAGGCCAGCACAAGACCAACGCTTTCGTCGCCGGTTGGGTCGCCGGCCTCGGGATCGAATACTGCATATGGGACGGGCTGTTCGCGCGGGTGGAGTACGAATACGTGAAATTCTCTCCCGTCATGAACACCTCGGTGACGCTGAACAACGCGCGTGTCGGGCTCGGCTACAAGTTCTGA